GAAACCATAAGATAAGGTTATTGAGCAAGAATATAAATAACGAGGAAGTAAATTAACATCATTAATTTTGAGTTTTATTGAATAAAAATTATATTGCTTTAAAGTTAGAAGTCGAAATCATTATATGGAGAAAACTCAAGAGCTATTTATTAAAGAGGTATATAATAATTATTTATTAACAAATAAATACTCTTTATAGAGTAGAAATATAAAATAAAATTTCTATATGTCTTATAAACAAAAACCAAATTTGTAGCTTAATAACTACAGTATCAATTTTCTAAACTTTTCTTATCCTGCCGTTTTCAACATTACGGCTTGTCGAAAAAAGTTAACATTATTTAATATTGCTTAACAATCCTTAGAGTAAATGTAACACTTTCCTCTATTAATTATGATGAAATCTAGGGAGTTGTAATCATCGTTATTAATACTTATAACTTCTGGGGCAGAATATGAATTCTGGGGTAGAATATGTTGTTTGATGAAAGACCTAAAGAGAAAAGGGAGGATTTATTTGATAGAGATAATGAAATTTTAACGATTAAAAATAACATAAAAAGACCTTTAATTGTAATTTCAGGAGTCAGAAGAATAGGTAAAACATCAGTATTGCTAGTTGCGTTAAACGAAATTAAGGAAAACTTTATTTTAATAGATTGTAGAAAATTAAAGGAAAATTACGGAAGAAAAGACCTATATTCTCTTTTCTCTCAAGCCTTATCATCTAAACTTTCTTACTTAAGGGATATTCTTGAGAGAGTTAGAGGAATAAGTATATTGGGAAACTACGTTGAAATAAAATGGAAAGGTAGAGAGTATTTAAGTCTCTCAGATCTCTTAGATAACTTAAATAAAAAAAGACTAATAATTGCAATAGATGAAGCGCAGAGATTAAGAGGACCCATGAGTAATGAGGTGAAAGATGCCATAGCCCACGCATACGATTATGATAAGAATTTAACCTTCATTTTAACTGGATCTGAAGTCGGTCTTCTTCATGATTTATTAGATATAGATAACGAAAATTCTCCGCTTTATGGTAGATATTATTTCGAATTATCCTTAGAAAGATTTAGCAGAGATTTAAGTGAAGAATTTCTGAGAAGAGGATTTGAAGAGTTTTCGTTAAAAGTTGAGGATAATATCATTAAGGAGATTGCAGACTATTTTGACGGAATTCCTGGATGGCTAACATTTGCTGGTAATGCGTATTTAAATATGAGGAAAATTGAAGAGGTTAAAGAAAGGGCTATATCTATAGCTAAAAGAGAATTAGAACACTTAATTGAGGAGAAAAGTAATGTATCTCAAATAACTGGGAGGAGATATAAAAATACTTTAAGATGCCTAGCAAGAGGGAAGAATACGTGGTCCTCGCTTTTGCAATGTTTGCAGGAGGAAGAGGGGTCTACAATATCTTCTAGTGTATTCGACAATATTATAACTAATTTAGAAAAGTTAAGTATTATTAAAGATTATGAGTTCCTAGATCCAATTTATAAGGAGGCTGCAAAGAGATTAAGGTAATTCCAGCCTTATACAGTTATTATAAAGTAATAGAGAGATATTATAGAAATTTTTTAAGTGAAATAAGTGGAAAAATGAGATAGTACAGTTATTAAGCTACGAACAGATTAGTAAGCTTATAAAGACATGAGCAACATTATACTATGCAATAAATTACTTCTAAATAATTTATAGCTTAATATCTACACTATATGAAAATTAAATTGATAGTAAAGATAATCTTGTTAAATACTTTTAAATGATAATGGAAACGTATTTCCTACTGACGTCTCCACGCCCTGGAAGGGATGAGGGTTCCCATCCAAAGGGCTCATCGTTCCCACCATCGATTCGGGACTACATGTCTCATTTGGTGGGCAGTAGAGGGCGCAGGACTCCCCCCATATAAAAAGAGGGGACTTTCATCCATTACGTCTAGTCCCTTAAGAGATTCTAGATGCTCCTCCCACAGTCCCATCGAGCTGGGGAGGAGCATCGTTAACATCACTAAGAGAAATTTAGGAAAAGAAGTATTTAAATATAAGGGGGCTATCCATCCCCGCTGGTGAGGCTTTCCGTCCCCTTAACCCTCAATTTTTGTAAATTAACTTATTTCCAGGATTTTGCTATAAAATTTCCGCCAAATGAAGTGCTTAGAGAAGATCATTTTAAGCTTAATTAAGGGTTTTATTTATTCATTACATAATATTATGGAAGGCATAGGAATATGAGGAGTTTATAGACCTTTCTGATTATAAAAGAAGTTAGGAACACGCTTTTTAACATTATAAGGATGAGCGTTAAGTCTAGTTATAATTACAATATCTATAATTTATATATCAATTAATTATAGGAACTTTTAATAGCTTTTTATCCAAATGCATATCTATAAATTCCATAAATTAGACTTCTATCCTCGTTAATTGACTCACCTAGCCTCATTCTTGTACATGTATACAATCTTCTTCCTCCTAAATCTTCAATGAACTCAGTCTTATCCTCTATTGTTATTATCCTCCTTGCACCGAGTTCTACAGCTTTTCTTATTATACTTTCCGCGATAAAATCGTCTTCTGCTATTAAAGGTCCTAAAATGTTTCGGCTTAATATTCCATAACCCCCTTGTGTATATAATATTAATCCATTTATTCGACCTAGTAATTTTCCCCTATCGTCACCAAAAGCTTTCTTGTCCAAGTTCATCATCCAGTCTTTCAATTTATCGGTAATCTTAACGTTATTACCACCTTTTAGATCCCTTAACTCATAAAGGATAGTTTTATACTCTTCTATAAATCCTAAGCCCCTATAAAGTCGGTAACCTTCAGTAGTCGAATCAAGTCTTATGACCTTTGTATTTATTAACTTAAGCAGCTCACTCATTAACCTCTTACCGTAACCCTTACGCTGATATCGAGGTTTAACTGCAACGTTTCCTATCCAGGATAATATCTTATATGAAATGTAACATGCTGTAGCAATTATTTCTCCTTCCTCTTCAGCTAGTAAACATTCTCCTAATTCAAGAAAAAGATTAAAGATTATTTTAGCTCCCTCTAGGTTTCCATTCATTGCCTCTACCATTACTTTTGCAGCATTATCTAAATCCTCTCTTTTAATCTTACGAATTATCATATATGAAGAATTATTAGAAAACTCATAAAAATGTGTTAATCAGTTTGTAACATTTCGTGTTATTATTTCTTAACTTTTTTACTTTTAATCCATTTAAAAACTAAGTAAGCTGAATACTAGCTATATAAATAACTGTCATGCTTAAGATTTTTAAATTTATTATAGGTGATATATTTATGCAGAAGACTTATCAAGGGGTTTACGTAAATCTTTATCAGTTAGGTTTATCGTTAGAACAATGGCTTTTACAGAAGGGTTATAAGACGCAAATGTTTAATGCAGGTAATTACGTAGTAGTACAAGCTAAGAAGGAGGGAATATTAAGAACCATATTTGGTGCTAATAGAGCATTTACTATAAGGCTAAGCGGTGGTCAAGGAATTTTAATTGTGGACGTTGGTATGTCTGATTGGCTTAAAGCTGCCGATGTAACGGAAGATGTAATAGCCGCGATGGTATTTACGCCATTAGCGGTGATTGAGGGTATAGAGGAGATATATAATATAAAAATAGAAGAGGATATAATAAAGGAAGTAGAAAGGTTAATATCTTCAGCTAGACAGCCCATGTGGCAACAACAGATGCCTTATACTCCCCCTTATCAACCTTACGGGATGCCACAAAATAAAGTATGCAGATCTTGCGGTTTCATAAACCCATATAATGCGAGGTTTTGTATGAATTGTGGATCACCTATCTAGTCCATAATCTCCTTTAAAATAATAAATCAAACATTTACTGTAATAAGATATATTTCTTTTTTAATTTCATAGATTAATTCTACGAAAATTATATAGAATTCTGAAAATCATTATTTAGCATAAGGGTAAGGAAACCAATTTTAAACTACTTATAACATTTGTCCTTAAGCGAATTAAGGTATAGTAGTAAGTCAGCAATATAAATCATCACGTTATAGGAATAATTAAATTAGGAAAATTGCTTGTATATCTGCAGTAATAATAAGTCATAAAAATTATTTTATCTCTATTGTTTGTGATGAAAATTCTTTATAATATTTGTATGCTAATTCTACATATTTTCCTGGATTCATTATATTATCTGGATCTATTAACTTCTTTATTTCATACATTAAATCTAAAACTGTTCTCCCATTATGCTTTATTATTTGTTCAGCCATTAGCTTAGCTTTTTGAGTTCCAATACCATGTTCTCCACTTACAGAACCGCCCATCTCGATTGCCATTCTAGCTATTTCCTCAAAGGCTCTTTCTCTAGCTTCTTTATCCTCAATAATTATATTGGGATGTAAATTGCCATCTCCTATATGGGATATTACATAAAATTTCGTATTATACTTTGCAGCTATCTCCTTTAACTTCCTTATAGCTTCTGGTAGCTTAGATATTGGAACTACTATGTCCTCAGCATAAAAGACGTTTTTCGATTCAGCTTTTACAGCTATTGCAGCTTGAGCCCTAAGAGAGTAAAGTTTATTTGCTTCTTCTCCCTCTGCTATCATTACATCTACTGTTTTACCTTCTAGAACTTTTAAGACATCATTAACCATGTCTTCTTCAATTGAGATTAGCAGCATTCCTCCCTCAGTCTCCTTTAATCCTGCGTTTAGGTGCTTATTTAAAGCCCTTACTACGTCTGCGTCAACATATTCAGAAAGTTCTGGTAATATTCTATTTTTCCTTAAACCTATTATGACATCTGCAGCAGACTCGAAATCTTTTAATAATGCTGCAATTGTAACCATTTTCCTCTTTGGAATTGGTATTATTCTTAACCATATTTCAGTTATAATACCTAAAGTACCCTCACTACCTACAAATAAGTGAACGAGATCATAACCAGCTCTATTCTTCCTTAATGGTTCTCCTACCTTAACTACTTCACCACTTGGTAGAACAACTCGTAACGCTAATACCCATTCTCTAAAAGAGCCGTATCTAACACCCTTCATACCCCCAGATGATTCTGCTACAGCACCGCCTACTGAGCATAGGAAGAAACTTGCAGGATCTGGGGGTAACATAAAACCTTTCCTCTCAAGTTCCTCAAACAAGTCAATTAATTTAATACCAGGTTGAACTCTAACATACCAATCTATCTCATTTATCTCCAAAATCTTATTCATTTTTGAGAAATCGATTAATATACAATTTCCATTGCATGATACAGCGCCAGTTAAGCTAGTTCCAGATCCCCATGCTATTACTGGTATTTTATTTTGTTTGGCGAATTTAACTATCCTCACAACATCCTCTTCATTTTTTGGATAAAATACAATGATTGGTTTTACTTTTTCTCCAGAAAAATCCTCCCTTTCTTCCTGGCTGTGTTCTATGTCCTCCAGTTCTTTAAGATCCATGATAAATTATTTGATTATTCAATAATAAACCTTTAGTGTTAATGATGAGTATTTAATTAAATTTTTATGAAATAAATTTTTTAGAATACTATTTGAAATAGCTAAGGTTATCTGCAAAATATGCCAGGGCTAATGAAACTCACCTAAACGTTCAAGCAAAGAATTAAAAGACTCAACTAGATTATTGAACTCGAATCACCTTCAAACCTCCCTTGGAGCAACGAGATAGTTAAGAACACACAACTTATAAACAATCTTAACACCTCACTCAGCCAAGAAAAGAAGCTCACTTAATACTTCCCTCTCACGGTGATTAAATTCACATATAGCATTACTAGATGCAAAAGCAATAGTGCCTAATATGTTTTATATAAGGGGAATAAGTATTTGCGTAGTTTATTCTACTTCCTTACAGAAACTAAAACAATTCCGATCTAGAGAATGCTCACATATAAATATTTATAGCTTATTATTGGCACTTTCAACATATAAGAAAGATTCAACTATTATAGAATATTTTACTTTTAGGTTTTATTATAAATCTACAAACATTAGAGTTATTAACTTGTCTATGAGAATTTTCTACTTCAGCATCTAAGACTTTAGAAAATAGGTCTCTCTCCATTGAGCAAGCTTCTCCAAATAAAGAGGCTATCCTGTAAATTGGACAATTAAATTCTATTAACTCAAATGAATTTCCGCATTTCTTAACTTCTGCCATATATCCTTCAGAAGTCCTTAATTTAGCTAGAATTTCTACCTTTTCATCTAATTCCTTTTTATTCAGTTTATCTTTATATTCATTATATAATGATTTGAATCTATCTTTAAGGAATTTGATCACTATTTCGTCTTTTCCTTCCCTTTTAATATAGTCTAAGAATTTTAGTAGAATAAGAGAATCAGAATTAGTAAAATATAATTTACCGCTTTCAGTTAAGTCAAAAACATATGTAGGTCTACCTATTTCCTTCTTTATAACTTTTCTAGAAATTAATCCCTTACGTCAAGTTTTACTATATGCTTATACGCTCCCATCTTAGTAATTCCTAAATTATCTGCAATTTCTTGAAGTGTTGAAGGACCATTCTTTTTAATAAATAAGATTATCTTATTCTCTGGAGAAGTTTCACTCATGAGTAATAATAAACTATAAAGTTTATAAATCATGCTTATGAACGTTATAGTTACGTTATAATTATACAGTTTATAAACTTTATAAACGGAGTTGTTTATTTGTATGATTACCTTAAGTAACTTAGTGATAAGATATGTCAGTTAGAAAAACGCGTGTTTACCCGTGCTGTAACTTTTCCTTACTTTTAATTACTTCTAATTCCACCACGGGCACCCCTCTTAAGGGATCATACACATTCACCCTTAACTCATTGGGGCTAGTCGAGGGAAACACCAATACCCTCCCATCCACACTTTTATCACCCCCAAACCTCGTGAGCAGTGCTCGTCATCAGCTGGGAGTTCATCAATATAAAGTACTTCGGTAATACTATATAAACATTACTTAATCAAAACGATATTTAGAAGTAATTAAAAATAACGAGTAGTTACGTAGAAGCGTTACAGTCTTTCACTTCTAATTAAGTATATTCGAGTAATACTGCATTATATGGAGTACTTAAAACATGTGTTAAAATCTATATCTAAAGAATGGAATGAGAAAAATAATAAGGAAAATGAGATTCCGATATACTATTATCCATTGGAATATCTTAAATTGGAATATCCTTACGAATATGAGAATATAATACAAAATAGATCAAGATGTTTCTGCTAAAAATTTAGCTAATCCATAGATTAAATAAATATTTCAACTAAAGCGATAAATATAAAAAATTATTATAATTTTTTATATATCTCTCTAACTAAGATTTTTCTTTATACATTCAGAGAAGTTTGAATTAGCTTTAGCTAAATGGAATATTAGATCCATTATAGGACTTGATAAAAATAATTTCACTAAATAGAAATAAAGTTTCTATTATAATGTAAACATAATTTCGATTTTTTGACTATTCACTATTCATTGTGAATTCACTTGTTTCTATAGGACGGGATTAGAGTAATTGAGTGTACGTAGAGTAATATTAATAAGCCTTCATAGGATTATACTAGTTTAAAGGGATTATTGCAATTCACAAAGGAAACCTGAATAGACTAGTTGTTAGCATATTTCTTAATTCGAAATCTATCGTTTAATTGAAATTGAACTCAATGTTAATCTTAATAAAAAATAAACTATAATTCATAAGGTAGTGAGTGAGAGAGTTTAAATAAGAAGTCTTAGAGAGTAATTATTATGCCATCTTTCGGAGTTTCAGTAGATATAGTACTTGAGGAAATAAGAGAAGAACTAAAGAGAAGATTAGGTAAAGATATTCCTAAAGCTATAATTGAATTTGTTACTAATTTACCTCCTCAAGTATTAGCATATGTTAAGGCTAATGATTATACTATATACGTCAATTATCAGCAATATGTTAGAGCTAAAAACATAGGGTATGAATATGAATATTTATACGTTATATTGCTCCATGAGTATTTGCATATCATTGGTATAGCTGATGAGAGAGAAGTTAGGAGGATAGATCTTGAGATGATCCAGGATAAATTCGGAGAGAATAGTATAGCCTACAAAATAGCCTTAAATCTTGCAGATCCAAGAGATATATATTTAAAGGAATCCCAAAAAATAGGTGGAAAGCCTAATACTTTTATGTGACTATCCACGGATCAATTGGCGTTATATTAAACTTCTTCTTAGCAGCCTTCTCAAAGGCTATGAATACTGCAGGTAAAGCACCAGTAGTCCCAGCTTCACCTACTCCTCTACTTCCAGATAGTAGTTGAGAAGGGTATTCTATATATTCTTGAGTTATTTTTAGAGGAGCTTCAAAAACTGTTGGTACTCCACAATCTGCTATTGATGAGCATAATGGAATTCCTCTTTCATCATATCTCATTGCTTCAATTATAACCTGGGAGGCTCCTTGTAAAATTCCCCCAACAATCTGTCCCTCAACTTCTTCTCTATTTAGGACTCTGCCTACGTCATCTACTGCATAATAGTCTATAACCTTAACGAAGCCGGTTTCCCTATCTAGGTCAACAACTGCTACGTGAGCACCTGGAGCGAAAATATCATCAGCTTTATAAAATACCTCAACATTTACTCCCTCGTATTTTATTAAATCCTCAGTGTTTAGTGAATCTTTGCCTAATTTGTTCAATAATTCTTTAGCAGCTGCAATTATTGCAGATCCTCCTATTGTTCCTGCTCTAGAACCAAAACTCCCTATACCCTCCTTTACAGTTTCAGTACTCCCTGTAATTATTTCTATTATATTCTCGCTTATCCCTAAAGTCTGTGAGGCTAACTTTTTAAATGTACTACTATAGGCTTGACCATGAGGACCTAAGCCTAAATAGAAATAAATTTTCCCATTTTTAATTTCAGCTTTAGCTCCCTCACCTGGCGAAGTTCTTACTAATTCAGTAAATACTACTAACGATATTCCTTTATCTTTATAAATTTCTTTAGCTTTTCTATAATATTTTTCAGCTTTATCTAAAACCTCATGATATCCTGCAGGATCTAATTTAGTACCTAGTGGAGTTATATATCCGCTATCGTCTACGAGGTTTTTCTTCCTTATTTCTACTGGATCTATTCCAAGTTCCTCTGCTAAATCCTCAACTAGTGTTTCATGTATTAGTGCTGCTTCTGGTCTTCCAGCGCCTCTATAAAATCCCATAGGAGGTGTGTTAGTAAACACTGACATAGCTCTAATTGAGGCAAACTTTAATTTGTAAGGTCCATTAGATAACCTTGCTACAAAAAGAGATGTAAAGAAATTTATACCATAATCATAAGCACCTATGTTAGCTATTACTGTTCCTTCAATCCCTAACATTTCTCCATCTTTCGTAGCGTATAGTCTCATATCCGAAACTTCTCCTCTACCTAGTGATTGGGTATTTACTAACATTTCACTTCTAGTCTCAATCCATTTAACTGGTCTCCCTAGTTTTAATGAAACTATTGCAGCTAATATATACTCTGGATAACCTCCACTTTTATTACCAAATCCTCCTCCTACATTAGGTGAAGAATAGACCTTAATTTTCTCTGGAGGTATTCCTAAAACTTCTCTTAGGTCATTTCTTACTCCAAAAGGGGCTTGAGTTGATACATATACGTTTAAAACATCGTTTTCCCACCAACAGATTATTCCTTTCGGTTCCATTGGATTCGAAACTATTCGATGTT
The genomic region above belongs to Saccharolobus caldissimus and contains:
- a CDS encoding FAD-binding oxidoreductase, producing the protein MDLKELEDIEHSQEEREDFSGEKVKPIIVFYPKNEEDVVRIVKFAKQNKIPVIAWGSGTSLTGAVSCNGNCILIDFSKMNKILEINEIDWYVRVQPGIKLIDLFEELERKGFMLPPDPASFFLCSVGGAVAESSGGMKGVRYGSFREWVLALRVVLPSGEVVKVGEPLRKNRAGYDLVHLFVGSEGTLGIITEIWLRIIPIPKRKMVTIAALLKDFESAADVIIGLRKNRILPELSEYVDADVVRALNKHLNAGLKETEGGMLLISIEEDMVNDVLKVLEGKTVDVMIAEGEEANKLYSLRAQAAIAVKAESKNVFYAEDIVVPISKLPEAIRKLKEIAAKYNTKFYVISHIGDGNLHPNIIIEDKEARERAFEEIARMAIEMGGSVSGEHGIGTQKAKLMAEQIIKHNGRTVLDLMYEIKKLIDPDNIMNPGKYVELAYKYYKEFSSQTIEIK
- a CDS encoding zinc ribbon domain-containing protein, whose protein sequence is MQKTYQGVYVNLYQLGLSLEQWLLQKGYKTQMFNAGNYVVVQAKKEGILRTIFGANRAFTIRLSGGQGILIVDVGMSDWLKAADVTEDVIAAMVFTPLAVIEGIEEIYNIKIEEDIIKEVERLISSARQPMWQQQMPYTPPYQPYGMPQNKVCRSCGFINPYNARFCMNCGSPI
- a CDS encoding xanthine dehydrogenase family protein molybdopterin-binding subunit gives rise to the protein MLQEHLSIITGKSTYIDDINPKNVVYLHVVRSPIARGIIKSISKPQNALLTLTWDDVKAYMPVRLFSDLAKTAQVVKMPVLADGRVNFVGQPVLAFVVEDRYKTEDVAEEVSIDYEELKPIIDPEDSLREEPIHSGLKSNISIDQLLEGGNLSLRNKADVVVRRKIKQHRIVSNPMEPKGIICWWENDVLNVYVSTQAPFGVRNDLREVLGIPPEKIKVYSSPNVGGGFGNKSGGYPEYILAAIVSLKLGRPVKWIETRSEMLVNTQSLGRGEVSDMRLYATKDGEMLGIEGTVIANIGAYDYGINFFTSLFVARLSNGPYKLKFASIRAMSVFTNTPPMGFYRGAGRPEAALIHETLVEDLAEELGIDPVEIRKKNLVDDSGYITPLGTKLDPAGYHEVLDKAEKYYRKAKEIYKDKGISLVVFTELVRTSPGEGAKAEIKNGKIYFYLGLGPHGQAYSSTFKKLASQTLGISENIIEIITGSTETVKEGIGSFGSRAGTIGGSAIIAAAKELLNKLGKDSLNTEDLIKYEGVNVEVFYKADDIFAPGAHVAVVDLDRETGFVKVIDYYAVDDVGRVLNREEVEGQIVGGILQGASQVIIEAMRYDERGIPLCSSIADCGVPTVFEAPLKITQEYIEYPSQLLSGSRGVGEAGTTGALPAVFIAFEKAAKKKFNITPIDPWIVT
- a CDS encoding GNAT family N-acetyltransferase encodes the protein MIIRKIKREDLDNAAKVMVEAMNGNLEGAKIIFNLFLELGECLLAEEEGEIIATACYISYKILSWIGNVAVKPRYQRKGYGKRLMSELLKLINTKVIRLDSTTEGYRLYRGLGFIEEYKTILYELRDLKGGNNVKITDKLKDWMMNLDKKAFGDDRGKLLGRINGLILYTQGGYGILSRNILGPLIAEDDFIAESIIRKAVELGARRIITIEDKTEFIEDLGGRRLYTCTRMRLGESINEDRSLIYGIYRYAFG
- a CDS encoding AAA family ATPase, which encodes MLFDERPKEKREDLFDRDNEILTIKNNIKRPLIVISGVRRIGKTSVLLVALNEIKENFILIDCRKLKENYGRKDLYSLFSQALSSKLSYLRDILERVRGISILGNYVEIKWKGREYLSLSDLLDNLNKKRLIIAIDEAQRLRGPMSNEVKDAIAHAYDYDKNLTFILTGSEVGLLHDLLDIDNENSPLYGRYYFELSLERFSRDLSEEFLRRGFEEFSLKVEDNIIKEIADYFDGIPGWLTFAGNAYLNMRKIEEVKERAISIAKRELEHLIEEKSNVSQITGRRYKNTLRCLARGKNTWSSLLQCLQEEEGSTISSSVFDNIITNLEKLSIIKDYEFLDPIYKEAAKRLR